The DNA window AGATCGAGATGGGAATGCGCGGGCGGACCACCGTGGACGCCCAGCGGACTCGCTGCGGGCGGCCCTGATACGCGCCCTCGCCCCTGGCGATGAGGTCGCGCACGCAGCGCACGTAGTCCTCGATGCGCGCGCGGGAGGCGACGCGGTAGCCGATGTTGAGCACGCCGCTGTCACCGCTGGCGATGTCCATGAAGGCGCGGCCACCCGTCAGGCTGTCGATGGAAGCCAGGAAGGAGGCCATGACCTGCGGCTCGCGGGTGAGGGGATTCGTGGGACGGAGTCCCACGCGGGCCCGCGAGGAGGCGAGAGCGAGCAGGGTGGCCCTGACATAGGCGTCGCCCCCGATGAACGCGGTGTCGTAGGTCCCGAGGGCCTCGGCCCCGTAGTCGTCGGCCATCTTGGCCAGATCCATGAACCGCTGCTTGTCCTTCTCGGGCAGGAGTGGAGTGCCCGGGCTCAGGCTGATACCGAACGAGACTTTCACGCGGATTGTTCTCCCGTGTTCCGAGAGCGACGGCGGCTTCAGGTGACGGGGCTGACCTACTTCAAGCCGAGCAGGGCTTCGAGATTGCGCCAGAGGATTCGCTCTTTCTCGTCCTGGCTGAGGCTCTTGAGCCCCTGTACCCAGGCCACGGGCGAGGGATGCCACGAAACGAACGGCCAGTCGCTGCCCAGCACCACGCGGTCGGCGCCCACCTGATCGAGCAGGAACCGGAGAGCCTCTTCGCTGCCCGTCACGGAGTCGTAATAGAGGCGGCGCTGATACGTGCTGGGCGGCTGCGGGATGCGTCGAGCCTCCGGACGGCTTTGCCACCCGCGATCGAGCCGGCCCATGGCGAAGCACGCGGGGCCGCCGCCGTGGGCGATGCACACCCGGAGATCCGGACACGCCTCCAGCACGCCGCCGGAGATCAGGATGGCCACGACGATGGCGTCGTCGAGGATGACGCCGAGGCTGTTGAAGAGCCCGTCGCGGGGGGTGCGCTGCATCAGGAAGTTGTGCTGCGGCTGCGGATGGAAGAAGAGGACGGCGCCCATGGCCTCGGCGGCCTTGAAGAGCGGCAGGAACTTCGGTTCGTCCCATTGCTCGCCGTTCACGTTCGTGTCGAGCTCGGCGCCCTTGAGGCCGAGCACGGTGACGGCACGCTCCAGCTCGTCGATGGCCGCCTTGACGTCCTGCACGGGCAGGGTGGCGAGGCCCGCGAAGCGCTGGGGCGACTGGCGGGTCAGGCCCGCGATTTCGTCGTTGACCTCGCGGGCGAGCTGGCGGCCCTGCGCGGGCTCGAGGTGGTAGCCGAAGAACGGGGTGTGGATCGAGACCACCTGCACGTCTACCCCCTGCGCGTCCATGTCGTTCAATCGCTCTTCGATGGTGAAGCGCACCTTGGGCGAGCTGAAGCCGGTGCGCTTGCCATTGCCCACCATGACGCCGAGGCCTTCGCCGGGCTCGTGCCGGTAGCCGTACCATTCCTTCCCGGCCTCGGCGGCCCGCCACAGCGACGGCGGGACGAGATGGGCGTGAATGTCGATGGCGCGCATGCTAGGCGGACGCGCGCGGGCCCGCGGCGGAGCGCTCCTTGATCGAGACGCGCCAGTGGATGCGGTCTTCCTCGGGCGGGTAGTCGCCCGCGGCTTTGTGGTACGAGCATCGGTTGTCCCAGATGACGATGTCGCCCTTGCGCCACTTGTGGCGGTACTCGCCGCCGGGCTGGATCATGTAGCCGGTCAGCTCATCGATCAACTCGTCGCTCTCCCGCGCGTCGACGCCCTCGATGCGCAGGATCTTGCCGGGATCGAAGTAGAGGCTCTTGCGCCCCGTCTCGGGATGGGTGCGGATGATCGGGTGGAAGACGGGCGTCCAGTCGCGGTCCTCCTCGTTGAGGAGGGCCGTGGCCTTGCGGCGGCCACCGTAGGTGAAGGCTCCCTTCCGTCCTTCGAGGCGCTGCTTGAGCCGGGGCGGCAGCGCCTCGTAGGCCGCGTACATGCTGGCGAAGAACGTGTCGCCCCCCGTGGTCGGCACGGCGAGGGCATAGAGCTGGGTCGCCTTGAACGGTTCTTGATCGTAGGCGCCGTCGGTGTGCCATCCCTCCGCGCCCCGTCGATAGATCGCCTGGTCGAGCTGGCCGTCCGGGCCGAACTTGTTCACGCCCAGCAGGGTGATCTCGGGGAAGTCCGGATGGCGCGTCATCTTCGACGGATGGGGGTGCACGATCCCGAAGCGGCGGCTGTAGCGCAGGAAGTCTTCGATCTGGAGCTCCTGGCCCGGCACCACGAGGACGTTGGCATCGAGCCACGCCCGGTAGATCGCCGCGAAGCCCCCGTCGTCGAGCGTCTTGACGTCGACCCCATGGATCTCGGCGCCTATCTGCGGGCCCAGCCGACGAACCTCGATCATCGCTACGTCCTCCCTCTTGGTGGAACGAGCCCATGGTGGACCCGACTCACTTGAACGCGGGCATCACCTCGTGCGTCAGGATCTGGAGGCTTCGCGTTTCCAGCTCCGGGGGAATGCGGCCGCCCGGATTCAGCTCGGCCACGATACCGTCCAGCCCGAGCTCTTCTCGCAGCTCGGCCAGACGATCGATCACGCCAGCGGCGGTCCCGAACACCACTTTTTTCGCGAGGATGTCGTCATACGAGAGGTTGGCCATACGCTCGGCCTGAAATCGCCGCCGGTCGGCGGGACCAGCCCCAGCCCGACCCACCGCCGAGCGGGCGAGTTCGGTCTGGCGGGCGAAGAAGGCGG is part of the Candidatus Methylomirabilota bacterium genome and encodes:
- a CDS encoding amidohydrolase family protein, with the protein product MRAIDIHAHLVPPSLWRAAEAGKEWYGYRHEPGEGLGVMVGNGKRTGFSSPKVRFTIEERLNDMDAQGVDVQVVSIHTPFFGYHLEPAQGRQLAREVNDEIAGLTRQSPQRFAGLATLPVQDVKAAIDELERAVTVLGLKGAELDTNVNGEQWDEPKFLPLFKAAEAMGAVLFFHPQPQHNFLMQRTPRDGLFNSLGVILDDAIVVAILISGGVLEACPDLRVCIAHGGGPACFAMGRLDRGWQSRPEARRIPQPPSTYQRRLYYDSVTGSEEALRFLLDQVGADRVVLGSDWPFVSWHPSPVAWVQGLKSLSQDEKERILWRNLEALLGLK
- a CDS encoding TauD/TfdA family dioxygenase — its product is MIEVRRLGPQIGAEIHGVDVKTLDDGGFAAIYRAWLDANVLVVPGQELQIEDFLRYSRRFGIVHPHPSKMTRHPDFPEITLLGVNKFGPDGQLDQAIYRRGAEGWHTDGAYDQEPFKATQLYALAVPTTGGDTFFASMYAAYEALPPRLKQRLEGRKGAFTYGGRRKATALLNEEDRDWTPVFHPIIRTHPETGRKSLYFDPGKILRIEGVDARESDELIDELTGYMIQPGGEYRHKWRKGDIVIWDNRCSYHKAAGDYPPEEDRIHWRVSIKERSAAGPRASA